GCTACTGGGATACTGGCATTCAGATTGTCTCTGTGGCAGACGGGGCATATCAGAAACATCTCCACGATATTGTCAATTTCCATGGCTTGCACCAGCGCATAAGTATCTTGAAGTTCAACGAACATTTATCCCACCAGGCATTTGCGGCCAGTGATTTTATTTTCATGCCATCTTCCTTTGAGCCGTGTGGGTTGCCCCAGATGATCGGAGGAATATACGGTAGCCTACCGATTGCATTTGACACAGGCGGGCTACATGACACCGTAAGACAATTGAATGTCAATCAGTCAACAGGAAATGGATTTATTTTCAATGTCCATGACGCCCAGGGACTGAACTGGGCGGTGGACCAGGCCATGGACTTTTTCAGCCTGGACCCGGGTGAAAAAGAACACCAGCTCCGCAGAATCATGATAGAATCAGTTCTTGAATTCAACCACAGCCGATGCGCTGAAAGCTATATTGAAGTATATGAAAAAATGCTCAAAAGACCATTCTTATTCTAACACATTGGCATAATGATGCTGGTTAGCGATATCCGCAAACCCCATTTTGCAGGACTATGAATGATCAAAACCTACTATGTTTATCAAAATAAATGCAGCCGCTAAATTAATTTTTAGCGGCTGCATTCTTCCATGTTTTTGTTGCGGGCCGAAGCCTGACAGACGAGATCAGGTCAGCCCATGGTTTGTTATTTAAAAATTTCTGGTGGTTTTGTGGTACTCCCAGTCGCATTGGGATAATTTTCAGCTTTGTAAGACTTTTTACCGGTTTTAATCAAGTGGTTGGCTTCTTCCATGAACGCATTGAAGCGTTTTTTGCATTCATAAAATCCGTGCCACCAAGAATAGTCCGGTGCCATCATTGCCGCCCCCATTCTTGCCCTTCGCCCTTCGTGGTGCCATAATTCATAATACTCCACCTCAAGGGGCTCATCAAAGAAACGGGTCTTGTCGAGCAGTCCTTTTTCATAAAGCTCGTCAAGCTTAGCTTTTGCCGGTTTGAAATATACGTCATTGTATTCTTTGATGGTTTGATCCATCTGACTGTAATGGGATTCGGTCCATCTTTTTCCGTGGCACTGCATGCAGACTTCCTGCATTTTAGCCCGTTCTTCCTTCCAGTTGGTCTGGGCCGGAAGTGCTTTGAACTCTTCAGGTCTAACCGTCAACGGAGCTTGCAATTCCCAGGACAATCTTTCGGTGACATCATGGGACGTCATTACACTGCCCGCACCTGACATATGGCATGAGGCACAGGTTGGTCCCCTGAAATCAACACCAGGACTCCAGGTTCCCGGTGCGGCTGTCCAGTTATATTCATCTCCAAAAGCATCGTAAATATCTCCATGCTTTGATTCTGTAAAGATTTCAATCTGGGGATGATCCGGACCAAGGTGACATTGCCCACAGGCCTGGGGTTTTCTAGCCTCCATAACAGAAAAACGATGCCTCGTATGACAACTACTGCAACTGCCTTTACTGCCGTCAAGGTTCAGCCTTCCTACACCGACATTGGGCCAAGTTGCCGGATCAAGTTCTTTATCTTTCAAACTTAAAATGGTGCCATGGCAATGATAGCAGCCGTTTATCCGCTCAAAATCACTATTCATTCCATCGTTAAGCCAGGGATCTATCTTCCAAATAATTTCAAGGGTATTTGCGTGTTTACTTTTGCTGTATTGCATTGCCTCATCCGGATGACAACGAGAACAGTCTTTGGGTGTAACCACAGCAGAGACCGGCACCATATATTTTTTCTGCCCGTATTTCGTGTCATTTGCCTCGTACTCTTTAAAATGGGACTGGCTGACGTCAGGATCATGGGCTTCTGCGACGTGACAGTCGTAACAGGTGATGTTGGCACTGGCATGTCGGCTGGCCGCCCAGTCAGAGAAAATGCCGGGATGCTGTTTTTTATGGCATTCGATACATGCCATGGCCTCGGGTGACATGGACCGTTCAATCCTGAATGATTTTGATTTTGGTATATTCATCTGAACATCCGAACACAACACTGTGGATGGGAAAATACCGATGATAAATATACCCGTTAGCAATACACTCAATTTTTTCTTCATGGACCCCCCTTATTTTATTTGTAACCGTTACAAGGTTTATAAATCCTGAATTCCCATTGCTCTGTATGGCGCCTGTTTCTGTTTGTATTTATAAATTTCGCTGTCCACATGAACAAGATTTCTATGGCAGTCAACACATTTTTTTTCATATCCTTTTTTAGGGTATAGAACTGTGCGGTGGGCCAGCATAGCCCCTCTTTTATCTGGGATATTCAAAAGATTTCGATGACATTTTTGGCATTGCGCATTTTTAAATGTTGCATAGGCGTGTTCACGGCTCTTTTCCCGGTCATAAGTCCCATAGGCAAAATGAACAAATACATCTTTGATGCCGTGGATCGTCTTTGTATAAAAGAAGTTTACTGTATCCTGTGGGGCAGGCAGGTGGCAGTCCATACAATCAGCGACAAACCCCTGGGCGTTGTTTACGTGTGTAGACGTCTTCCATGCGTTAAAGGCAGGTTGAATCTCGTGGCAGGAGGCGCAAAATCCGGGCGTTGATGTTCTTGCCATTGTGTAATAGGTCAGGCTGAATACAGGAAAGGCTATAATAATGCCGATCAAAATAAAAATTATAGGTTTGAGTATTTTGTTCATTTTAAACCTCGCGCCTTTTTATAAAATATAGAAAGTTATTGAAATGCTTAAAACGTTTATTTAGAGTACGGCTTTACTTAAATTGAACTTATCTATATCAGAAAGGAATGTCAAGATTCAATCGCGGCCATCTGCTAGCCTATCCTAACTAAACCCAGGCTTAAGCCACAACAAAATATTATAGAAATTTAGTAAATTATTGCTACTTTCATATAAACTTCATACCGATTTATCAAGCAATTACCATCTTTTTTACATTATGAAAATTCATGGACACCTGGAATTTTATTTTTGAATATTTTCTAACTCGGACAATCTTTTTCGAATCTTCCGATCTTCCTTATATTTTGTGGTAATATCTCTTACGCTTGACAACGCTCCAATAACATTATTTGCGAAATCTAAAACAATAGAGAAACCGAGATCAACGTAAATAACAGATCCATCTGCATGTAAAGATTTCGTAGGCAGAAATTTGCCGGCATACTTAGTTTTCCCAATTTGAATAGCTTGTTTAAATCCTCGCCAGTGAGCCTTTCGTAAGTTTTCCGGAATTATAATATCTAAGCTCGCTCCGACAGCTTCTTCTTTGCTAAATCCAAAAATATGTTCGGCCGCCATATTCCATACTTGTATTGTGCCTTTTATATCGGCAAATATTATTGCATCGGGATTTTGTTCAATAAGGCTCTCCATGAATTCGTTATTCATTTTTACATCATCTCCATAAAATGTAGGATTGTTATAAATCTACCAGTTCACACTATAATATTAATTCACCGAGCATGGGAATAATATAGCAAGATCTTCGTGGTCCAGGATAGTGGGATATCGATTTTTTCTACAGTCTAAATCAGAATAGGAAGACGGCACCGA
This window of the uncultured Desulfobacter sp. genome carries:
- a CDS encoding multiheme c-type cytochrome, with translation MKKKLSVLLTGIFIIGIFPSTVLCSDVQMNIPKSKSFRIERSMSPEAMACIECHKKQHPGIFSDWAASRHASANITCYDCHVAEAHDPDVSQSHFKEYEANDTKYGQKKYMVPVSAVVTPKDCSRCHPDEAMQYSKSKHANTLEIIWKIDPWLNDGMNSDFERINGCYHCHGTILSLKDKELDPATWPNVGVGRLNLDGSKGSCSSCHTRHRFSVMEARKPQACGQCHLGPDHPQIEIFTESKHGDIYDAFGDEYNWTAAPGTWSPGVDFRGPTCASCHMSGAGSVMTSHDVTERLSWELQAPLTVRPEEFKALPAQTNWKEERAKMQEVCMQCHGKRWTESHYSQMDQTIKEYNDVYFKPAKAKLDELYEKGLLDKTRFFDEPLEVEYYELWHHEGRRARMGAAMMAPDYSWWHGFYECKKRFNAFMEEANHLIKTGKKSYKAENYPNATGSTTKPPEIFK
- a CDS encoding NapC/NirT family cytochrome c, translated to MNKILKPIIFILIGIIIAFPVFSLTYYTMARTSTPGFCASCHEIQPAFNAWKTSTHVNNAQGFVADCMDCHLPAPQDTVNFFYTKTIHGIKDVFVHFAYGTYDREKSREHAYATFKNAQCQKCHRNLLNIPDKRGAMLAHRTVLYPKKGYEKKCVDCHRNLVHVDSEIYKYKQKQAPYRAMGIQDL
- a CDS encoding PAS domain S-box protein — encoded protein: MNNEFMESLIEQNPDAIIFADIKGTIQVWNMAAEHIFGFSKEEAVGASLDIIIPENLRKAHWRGFKQAIQIGKTKYAGKFLPTKSLHADGSVIYVDLGFSIVLDFANNVIGALSSVRDITTKYKEDRKIRKRLSELENIQK